CCTTGAGGACGCGAAAGGTCTTTTCCGGCGAATCCATGAAAAAGGTAAGTCCCCATTCGGCCAGGCTGCTCAGCCATATTCGCGGCGGTTTGTACTGGTTGAGCCGGGCACGCATGAAGGCCTTGGTTTCGTATGGCCATGACGCCACCAGGGCCTGAATCTCGTTGATTCGGTGTTCAGGCAGGCGGACATAGGTCACTTTTTTGGTCAGGCGTTTGGGCACCGGACGACTCCTCGGGTCAGAGACCTTCACATCTTACTGTGATTTGGTATTGCTTCCGGCCTTGTTTGCCGTCGGCGCCGAAGGCGCTTGGGGCGCTGGCAGTGTCAGGGCCGGCGACATTTCGGTGTTCTGGATCACGACCGTATGCTGTCCCTCCTGGTTTTTTTCATAGGCCGTGGCCCATTTCTGCTGGGTGAGGAATTGTAAAATGGCGGTATCGGTCATGCCGTCGGTCCGGCCGATGCTTTTTTGGAGCGCCTGGATACCGTCCACATAGGCCGCGTAGAGCTTGCGGATGCGGCTGGCTTCCTGGTCGGCGGCATAGTTTTCGGCCTCGGCGATCAGCTCACGCCGTTTTTTCTCCTCCGTAGCCTCCACCAGTTTGTCGCCGAAGCGAGTCTCTTTGAGCACGAAACTCACGATATCGATGCCGTATTTTTTTTCCAGGGTCGGCCCGCCCACATTGATGGGGCTCGACTTGAGCTCCTTGAAAATTTTTTCCTTGATTTCCTCGCGATCGGAGATGAGTTGGTCCACCGGTTCGGCCTGCAAAAGGTCCTTGACGATCCCGTCGTAATCGCCCTGCAGCAGTTGCATGGGTTCGAGGTTTTGGATGGCCCAGGTTTCCAGGTCCCGGATTCGGTAGGTCAACACCCCCGAGGTCCATAAGGCCACATTGCCCTTGGAAATGATCCGCATGGGTTCGAGCTGGCCGCCCAGGTAGAGTCGCTGGTTCATCAAGGCCACCTCCTGTTCGATGCGGGTGAAAAAGGGCCACCGCACATGCCAGCCCACGTCGGTGACCGCCTCGCGTGCGCCGCCGAATCTTTCGAGCACGACGGCGT
This Desulfatitalea tepidiphila DNA region includes the following protein-coding sequences:
- a CDS encoding SPFH domain-containing protein → MADNQHQQQFLRRALVKKVLRRIIALVTIVCLVYGLIALVYATKTIYKVKMNYAVVLERFGGAREAVTDVGWHVRWPFFTRIEQEVALMNQRLYLGGQLEPMRIISKGNVALWTSGVLTYRIRDLETWAIQNLEPMQLLQGDYDGIVKDLLQAEPVDQLISDREEIKEKIFKELKSSPINVGGPTLEKKYGIDIVSFVLKETRFGDKLVEATEEKKRRELIAEAENYAADQEASRIRKLYAAYVDGIQALQKSIGRTDGMTDTAILQFLTQQKWATAYEKNQEGQHTVVIQNTEMSPALTLPAPQAPSAPTANKAGSNTKSQ